From the Paludisphaera mucosa genome, one window contains:
- a CDS encoding sugar phosphate isomerase/epimerase family protein, with protein sequence MRLGLINSAWVQAGRGTAFGIRKTREIGFDCIDVFADPLDLDARERRLIRTECARAGLPIVSLPCVAVGLVDFNPSVQRFHADRVRAYLDFAYELEAKNVLLVIGEYIWQKEVIPPAEQWAIGVRRLQELGDHAAGLGLEIALELEPFAMSLLNDVPSMARFLADVDRPAVKANVDISHLVLSNQPPSSIEALRGRVAHVHISDCDGKVHGDLPPGRGVVDFPPYLDAIKALGIDDVVVSIELEYSPDPERIVEWVEEAYDGTAALMRDAGLRP encoded by the coding sequence ATGAGGCTCGGCCTGATCAATTCGGCGTGGGTGCAGGCGGGCCGGGGCACGGCCTTCGGCATCCGCAAGACCCGCGAGATCGGCTTCGACTGCATCGACGTCTTCGCCGACCCGCTCGACCTCGACGCCCGCGAGCGGCGGCTGATCCGCACCGAGTGCGCCCGGGCCGGGCTGCCCATCGTGAGCCTGCCGTGCGTGGCCGTCGGCCTCGTCGACTTCAACCCCAGCGTCCAGCGCTTCCACGCGGACCGCGTCCGGGCCTACCTCGACTTCGCGTACGAGCTTGAGGCGAAGAACGTCCTGCTGGTGATCGGCGAGTACATCTGGCAGAAGGAGGTCATCCCGCCCGCCGAGCAGTGGGCGATCGGCGTCCGCCGCCTGCAGGAGCTGGGCGACCACGCGGCCGGGCTCGGCCTGGAGATCGCCCTGGAGCTGGAGCCGTTCGCGATGTCGCTGCTCAACGACGTGCCGAGCATGGCCCGGTTCCTGGCCGACGTGGATCGGCCGGCGGTGAAGGCGAACGTCGACATCTCGCACCTCGTCCTGTCGAACCAACCCCCGTCGTCGATCGAGGCCCTGCGGGGACGCGTGGCCCACGTGCACATCTCCGACTGCGACGGCAAGGTCCACGGCGACCTGCCCCCCGGACGGGGAGTCGTCGACTTCCCGCCCTATCTCGACGCGATCAAGGCGCTGGGGATCGACGACGTGGTCGTGTCGATCGAGCTGGAATACTCGCCCGACCCCGAGCGGATCGTCGAGTGGGTCGAGGAAGCGTATGACGGGACGGCCGCCCTGATGCGCGACGCCGGCCTGCGGCCGTGA
- a CDS encoding ABC transporter permease: protein MAFRLVPGPVFAYEWLRVSRRRRIYALRSAFVAVLLAGMASVWQSWDAGADGLDRRRLAWFGSSLYATLANLELTLVLLLAPAATAGSVCRDKTSGSLLLEMATGLADSEIVLGRLAAGLLPVVGLVLAAQPVLMLTTLLGGVDPIQPLRAFVVTLATAVLAGSLGFTLSIRGAKPHAVLGLSYAILVAWLIFPSVIGGILGLAFPGTVLVGLAIPLFAMQPYIVIADWSDFFPTNPLAATTLSLAWSVLGTTALIRYSIRTVRPAALDHRAEVRTPTPAEVNRAARRRRRGPLRLLREPSLDADPVLWREWRRLHASSWDHALWRAYNAITLFLFGVTVVWVIGALGLPAGDFSPFAAFVTSVLGLLLLNVRAAASLSEEAAQGNLDVLLATPLSTAEILGGKWWATYRLTVFVAAGPAAIGAVACLHTGLWLQLGAYAALIAAYAASATSLGLATAVWAGGTSRAPAWSAGAFLAASVGWLFVSFGLFGRLGNLESGTDLGSPVYGPLLGMALLSGHAPTAYFVEMSCGLVAWTPIHLLASRMLFRAACRSVPRRLGRMAARD from the coding sequence ATGGCGTTTCGGCTCGTTCCCGGCCCCGTGTTCGCCTACGAGTGGCTCCGCGTCTCGCGACGGCGGCGGATCTACGCCCTGCGATCGGCCTTCGTGGCGGTCCTGCTGGCGGGGATGGCTTCCGTCTGGCAGTCCTGGGACGCGGGGGCCGACGGCCTGGATCGGCGGCGGCTGGCCTGGTTCGGCTCCTCGCTGTACGCGACCCTCGCCAACCTGGAGCTGACGCTCGTCCTGCTCCTCGCGCCCGCGGCCACCGCCGGGTCCGTCTGTCGCGACAAGACGAGCGGGTCGCTGCTGCTGGAGATGGCGACCGGCCTGGCCGATTCGGAGATCGTCCTGGGACGGCTCGCCGCGGGCCTGCTCCCCGTCGTGGGCCTGGTCCTCGCGGCGCAGCCGGTGCTGATGCTGACGACGCTTCTCGGGGGCGTCGATCCGATCCAGCCGCTGCGAGCCTTCGTGGTGACCCTGGCCACGGCCGTCCTGGCCGGCTCGCTGGGATTCACGCTCTCGATCCGGGGCGCGAAGCCGCACGCCGTGCTCGGCCTGTCCTACGCGATCCTCGTGGCCTGGCTCATCTTTCCGAGCGTCATCGGGGGGATTCTGGGGCTCGCCTTCCCGGGCACCGTCCTCGTCGGCCTGGCCATCCCGCTCTTCGCGATGCAGCCTTACATCGTGATCGCGGACTGGTCGGACTTCTTTCCGACGAATCCGCTCGCCGCGACGACGCTCTCCCTCGCGTGGTCCGTCCTCGGGACGACCGCCTTGATCCGATACTCGATCCGGACCGTCCGGCCGGCGGCCCTCGACCATCGCGCGGAGGTGAGGACGCCGACCCCGGCCGAGGTGAACCGGGCGGCGCGACGGCGTCGCCGCGGCCCGTTGCGGCTGCTCCGCGAGCCGTCGCTCGACGCCGATCCCGTCCTCTGGCGCGAGTGGAGGCGACTCCATGCGTCGAGCTGGGACCACGCCCTCTGGAGGGCGTACAACGCGATCACCCTCTTCCTCTTCGGGGTGACGGTCGTCTGGGTGATCGGGGCCCTGGGCCTGCCGGCCGGCGACTTCAGCCCGTTCGCCGCCTTCGTCACGAGCGTCCTGGGGCTGCTGCTGTTGAACGTCCGGGCCGCGGCGTCGCTGTCGGAGGAAGCCGCGCAAGGCAACCTCGACGTGCTGCTGGCGACGCCGCTGTCGACGGCCGAGATCCTCGGCGGCAAGTGGTGGGCGACCTACCGCCTGACGGTGTTCGTGGCGGCCGGCCCCGCGGCGATCGGCGCGGTGGCCTGCCTGCATACGGGGCTCTGGCTGCAGCTGGGGGCGTACGCGGCCCTGATCGCGGCCTATGCGGCGTCGGCCACGAGCCTGGGGCTGGCGACGGCCGTTTGGGCCGGCGGGACGAGTCGCGCCCCGGCCTGGAGCGCAGGGGCCTTCCTGGCCGCATCGGTGGGGTGGCTCTTCGTCTCGTTCGGCCTGTTCGGCCGACTGGGCAACCTCGAATCCGGGACGGACCTGGGCTCGCCGGTCTACGGCCCCCTCCTCGGCATGGCCTTGCTCTCGGGGCACGCGCCGACGGCCTACTTCGTGGAGATGTCGTGCGGCCTCGTCGCGTGGACGCCGATCCATCTCCTGGCCTCGCGGATGCTCTTCCGAGCCGCGTGCCGCTCGGTCCCGCGACGCCTGGGGCGAATGGCCG
- a CDS encoding ABC transporter permease: MRDRPGRLAGVLVLAGLALLVFWPLAATILEAARPTTGDGAPGTSLDPAATAAVAAETGGLARPARLALETLIVVAGTEALALPMGVALALLLFRTDVWGRGPLLAALGLALFVPLPLHATAWLGAFGDAGRMQAFGVRPFLIGRPGVIVVSALAALPWVVLLSGVGLRLVEPELEESALLDMPARRVIWTVTLRRSLGAIAAAAIAVAVLAAGDMTVTDLLQVRTYAEEAYVQFSLGRGPAGAASTALPPLLILGVAIFLVARLLARDAPAKLATAFGRSKTWRLGRWRIPLGVVVVAALGDLMALPLYSLVWRAGRVGGRARLGSPPSWSLAGFLGTLRSAAEECREPLVTSAILAAAAATFVVALAWGLCWMGRTSRTWRAIALMTVALTLAAPGPVAGMALMLAYRSIDRIYDAPAILVLGMAARTLPYAVLILWPALRGLPDEALDAAAVDGWGPASRVLRVALPLTRRASPAAWATAFVLGLGELPATNLLTPPGVSTISQLIWSLLHTGVESHLAGVALTTLAAIAAAGALAAGLLRKAVSPDP, encoded by the coding sequence GTGAGGGATCGGCCGGGGCGGCTCGCGGGCGTGCTGGTCCTCGCCGGGCTCGCCCTGCTCGTCTTCTGGCCGCTGGCGGCGACGATCCTCGAAGCGGCGCGGCCGACGACGGGCGACGGCGCCCCCGGGACTTCGCTCGACCCCGCGGCGACGGCGGCCGTCGCGGCCGAGACCGGCGGGCTCGCCCGGCCGGCCCGGCTGGCGCTGGAGACGCTGATCGTGGTCGCGGGGACGGAGGCCCTGGCGCTGCCGATGGGCGTGGCGCTGGCCTTGCTGCTCTTTCGCACGGACGTCTGGGGCCGTGGCCCCCTGCTGGCCGCGCTCGGTCTGGCCTTGTTCGTCCCCCTGCCGCTGCACGCGACGGCCTGGCTGGGCGCGTTCGGCGACGCCGGCCGGATGCAGGCGTTCGGCGTGCGGCCGTTCCTGATCGGCCGGCCGGGCGTGATCGTGGTCTCGGCCCTGGCCGCCCTGCCCTGGGTCGTCCTGCTGTCGGGCGTGGGCCTGCGCCTGGTCGAGCCCGAGCTTGAGGAATCGGCCCTGCTGGACATGCCGGCCCGGCGGGTGATCTGGACCGTCACCCTCCGGCGCAGCCTGGGCGCGATCGCCGCCGCCGCGATCGCCGTGGCCGTGCTCGCCGCCGGAGACATGACGGTGACGGACCTCTTGCAAGTCCGCACCTACGCCGAGGAGGCGTACGTCCAGTTCTCCCTCGGCCGCGGACCGGCCGGCGCTGCGTCGACGGCGCTGCCGCCGCTCCTGATCCTGGGCGTCGCCATCTTCCTCGTCGCCCGCCTGCTGGCGCGCGACGCCCCCGCGAAGCTGGCCACGGCCTTCGGACGGTCGAAGACCTGGCGCCTGGGCCGATGGCGGATCCCCCTGGGCGTGGTCGTGGTCGCGGCGCTCGGCGACCTGATGGCCTTGCCGCTCTACAGCCTCGTCTGGCGCGCCGGCCGCGTCGGCGGCCGCGCTCGGCTCGGCTCGCCCCCTTCCTGGTCGCTCGCGGGATTCCTGGGCACGCTGCGATCGGCGGCCGAGGAATGCCGCGAGCCGCTCGTCACGAGCGCGATCCTGGCGGCGGCCGCGGCGACGTTCGTGGTCGCGCTGGCCTGGGGCCTCTGCTGGATGGGTCGGACCTCGCGGACCTGGCGGGCCATCGCGCTCATGACCGTCGCCCTGACGCTCGCCGCGCCGGGGCCGGTGGCGGGGATGGCCCTGATGCTGGCTTATCGGTCGATCGACCGGATCTACGACGCGCCGGCGATCCTCGTGCTGGGGATGGCCGCGCGGACGCTCCCCTACGCGGTCCTGATCCTCTGGCCCGCTCTGCGGGGCCTGCCCGACGAGGCGCTCGACGCCGCGGCCGTCGACGGCTGGGGGCCGGCCTCGCGGGTGCTGCGCGTGGCGCTGCCGCTCACGCGGCGGGCGTCGCCGGCCGCGTGGGCGACGGCGTTCGTGCTCGGCCTGGGCGAGCTGCCGGCGACGAACCTGCTGACGCCGCCGGGCGTGTCGACGATCAGCCAGCTCATCTGGAGCCTGCTCCACACGGGCGTCGAGAGCCACCTGGCGGGCGTCGCCCTGACGACCCTGGCGGCGATCGCGGCGGCCGGGGCCCTCGCGGCCGGGCTCTTGCGGAAAGCGGTGTCGCCGGACCCGTGA
- a CDS encoding ABC transporter permease subunit codes for MAMRWGPGPVFVYEWLRIARRWQLYACRSAFVAILLLGLFLTWGAWSDRPEGYERNELAYLGQATYAMIVNIEMTLVLLAAPAATAGAVCLDKARGSLIQVMATDLSDSEIVLGKLGAALVPVVGLVFCVLPMMMLASLLGGIDPALLFGSFLVTLGTSVLVCTLAFTLSVWGRKTHEVLGATYLIVVGWVAFAPLFVVIVDSSGYVPYLEAPLTAAVAATNPYALMHPAYDEPTEAHLAQALIYLAACLVVSAAMIAACIATIRRVAVGQRTQREASSRARRRWRVGLLPTPSLDANPVLWREWSRSRPTRWGRVVGILHGLFALSLTAMAIYHIDQGGPISETAILANLYIVGVGLLLLSVRASTSLSEERMRGSLDVLLSTPMSTPSILAGKWWGTFRLAPSILLLPAAIGGLMCRRSGNWPSLAAYLLLLASYAALAASFGLAISVWIAQQGRAAGVCVGSYVAACVGWPFFSLMSGGGSSPAIMFVLGSPIAGAVVGTLRLRDDGLDIESLTWLLYMTLWAVIQGVASVFLFRAACETFDEGLGRIADRSERRARWRHLRALIPRFGRERDDAAETPISPA; via the coding sequence ATGGCGATGCGGTGGGGCCCGGGGCCGGTGTTCGTGTACGAATGGCTGCGGATCGCGCGGCGGTGGCAGCTCTACGCCTGCCGATCGGCCTTCGTCGCCATCCTCCTGCTCGGCCTGTTCCTGACCTGGGGGGCGTGGTCGGACCGGCCCGAGGGGTATGAGCGGAACGAGCTGGCGTACCTCGGCCAGGCGACCTACGCCATGATCGTCAACATCGAGATGACGCTCGTCCTGCTCGCCGCGCCGGCGGCGACGGCCGGGGCCGTCTGCCTCGACAAGGCCCGCGGCTCGCTGATCCAGGTCATGGCGACCGACCTCTCCGATTCGGAGATCGTCCTGGGGAAGCTGGGCGCGGCGCTCGTGCCGGTCGTCGGCCTGGTCTTCTGCGTCCTGCCCATGATGATGCTGGCCTCGCTGCTGGGCGGCATCGACCCCGCGCTCCTGTTCGGGTCGTTCCTCGTCACGCTGGGCACCTCCGTGCTCGTCTGCACCCTGGCGTTCACCCTCTCGGTCTGGGGGCGGAAGACCCACGAGGTTTTGGGCGCGACCTACCTGATCGTCGTCGGCTGGGTCGCGTTCGCGCCGCTGTTCGTCGTCATCGTCGACAGCTCCGGCTACGTCCCTTACCTGGAAGCCCCGCTGACGGCCGCCGTCGCCGCGACCAACCCTTACGCCCTGATGCATCCGGCGTACGACGAGCCCACCGAGGCCCACCTGGCGCAGGCTCTGATCTACCTCGCGGCCTGCTTGGTCGTCTCGGCGGCGATGATCGCGGCCTGCATCGCGACGATCCGTCGCGTCGCCGTGGGGCAGCGGACGCAGAGGGAAGCGTCCTCGCGGGCTCGCCGACGATGGCGGGTCGGCCTGCTGCCGACGCCCTCGCTCGACGCCAACCCGGTCCTCTGGCGGGAGTGGAGCCGGTCGAGGCCGACGCGGTGGGGGCGCGTCGTCGGGATCCTCCACGGCCTCTTCGCGCTGTCTCTGACCGCCATGGCGATCTACCACATCGACCAGGGCGGGCCGATCTCCGAGACGGCGATCCTCGCGAACCTCTACATCGTCGGCGTGGGCCTGCTGCTGCTGAGCGTGAGGGCGTCCACCTCGCTCTCGGAAGAACGGATGCGCGGGAGCCTGGACGTCCTGCTGTCGACGCCGATGTCGACGCCGTCGATCCTCGCCGGCAAGTGGTGGGGGACGTTCCGGCTCGCCCCCTCGATCCTGCTGCTCCCGGCCGCGATCGGCGGCCTGATGTGCCGGCGCTCCGGGAACTGGCCGAGCCTGGCGGCCTACCTCCTGCTGCTCGCCTCCTATGCGGCGCTCGCCGCCAGCTTCGGCCTGGCGATCTCCGTCTGGATCGCGCAGCAGGGCCGGGCGGCGGGCGTCTGCGTCGGGTCGTACGTGGCCGCCTGCGTCGGCTGGCCGTTCTTCTCCTTGATGAGCGGCGGCGGCTCCTCACCGGCGATCATGTTCGTGCTCGGGTCGCCCATCGCCGGGGCCGTCGTCGGGACGCTCCGGCTGCGCGACGACGGTCTCGACATCGAGAGCCTGACCTGGCTCCTCTACATGACCCTCTGGGCCGTCATCCAGGGCGTGGCCTCGGTCTTCCTCTTCCGGGCGGCCTGCGAGACGTTCGACGAGGGCCTCGGCCGCATCGCCGATCGCAGCGAGCGACGCGCGCGCTGGCGACATCTCAGGGCCCTGATCCCGCGGTTCGGTCGCGAGCGCGACGACGCGGCCGAAACACCGATCTCTCCCGCGTGA
- a CDS encoding ABC transporter permease — MAMQDALGPVFAYEWIRTSRRWQLYALRAAFVATILGGLVVVWMSQRWNLDALDLRRIAEFGQTVYNAIVTVELALILLAAPAATAGAVCLDKARGTLLHVMATDLTDAEIVLGKLGAALIPVVGLVFCVLPVLMLTTLLGGVDPVTLLGSVAVSLGTAVLGCTLAFTLSVWGRKTHEVLSATYLFLIFWVTVTPFLATGLRIAGFSPSGWFDSFLHFFAWTNPFNLIAPSYNEPASTHLLSVSVFLVICLAISALMTIATIRRIRSLTLNQRAEAAPSKSRRGRPGLRLPTVLPTPSLDANPVLWREWTRMRPSRWAAWTWLAYSAFALVLTWLALVDVMNGGRVGELAVFANMYLVGIGLLLLSVRAATSLSEERVRGSLDVLLATPMSTPSILAGKWWGTFRLVPCLAVLPGLIGAVACLQSGKWGCLVGMIGLIVAYGAAVTSVGLAISVWVVRQGRVLALSVGLYVAACVGWVVVAVLSEHGSSKFVPLIVMGSPLYGPVFAMFGVLGETAPGPAEMITMVPIGIVVWNVAYWILAIVLFHMACETFDRCLGRVPGWGAYDPAEDGLGALFPRFRRESRDKAPAIPPATEPA; from the coding sequence ATGGCGATGCAGGACGCGCTCGGCCCGGTCTTCGCGTACGAGTGGATTCGAACTTCGCGGCGATGGCAGCTCTACGCCCTCCGCGCGGCCTTCGTGGCGACGATCCTGGGCGGCCTCGTCGTCGTCTGGATGAGCCAGCGATGGAACCTCGACGCCCTCGACCTCCGGCGGATCGCCGAGTTCGGCCAGACCGTGTATAACGCGATCGTCACGGTCGAACTGGCTCTGATCCTCCTCGCCGCGCCCGCGGCGACGGCGGGGGCCGTCTGCCTCGACAAGGCGCGGGGGACGCTGCTCCACGTCATGGCGACCGACCTGACGGACGCCGAGATCGTCCTCGGCAAGCTCGGGGCCGCGCTCATCCCGGTGGTCGGCCTGGTCTTCTGCGTGCTGCCGGTGCTCATGCTGACCACGCTGCTCGGCGGCGTCGATCCGGTGACGCTGCTCGGCTCGGTCGCCGTCTCGCTGGGCACGGCGGTCCTGGGCTGCACTCTGGCGTTCACGCTGTCGGTCTGGGGCCGGAAGACCCACGAGGTCCTCAGCGCGACGTATCTCTTCCTGATCTTCTGGGTGACCGTCACGCCCTTCCTGGCCACGGGCCTTAGGATTGCCGGCTTCTCGCCGAGCGGCTGGTTCGACTCCTTCCTGCACTTCTTCGCCTGGACGAATCCCTTCAACCTGATCGCCCCGTCGTACAACGAGCCGGCCTCGACGCACCTGCTGTCGGTCTCGGTGTTCCTCGTGATCTGCCTCGCGATCTCCGCCCTGATGACCATCGCGACGATCCGCCGCATCCGGTCGCTGACGCTGAACCAGCGGGCCGAGGCCGCACCTTCGAAAAGCCGAAGAGGGCGGCCGGGGTTGCGGCTGCCGACAGTCCTGCCGACGCCCTCACTCGACGCCAACCCGGTGCTTTGGCGCGAATGGACTCGCATGCGCCCCTCGCGCTGGGCCGCCTGGACCTGGCTCGCCTATTCGGCGTTCGCCCTCGTGCTGACCTGGCTGGCCCTCGTCGACGTGATGAACGGGGGCCGGGTCGGCGAGTTGGCGGTTTTCGCGAACATGTACCTCGTCGGAATCGGCCTGCTGCTGCTGAGCGTCCGCGCCGCGACGTCGCTCTCGGAGGAACGGGTGCGGGGGAGCCTCGACGTCCTGCTCGCCACGCCGATGAGCACTCCGTCGATCCTGGCGGGCAAGTGGTGGGGGACGTTCCGGCTCGTCCCCTGCCTGGCCGTGCTGCCCGGCCTCATCGGCGCGGTCGCCTGCCTCCAGAGCGGGAAATGGGGGTGCCTCGTGGGCATGATCGGCCTGATCGTGGCCTACGGGGCGGCCGTGACGAGCGTGGGGCTGGCGATCTCGGTCTGGGTGGTCCGCCAGGGCCGCGTGCTCGCCCTGAGCGTGGGGCTCTACGTCGCCGCCTGCGTCGGCTGGGTCGTCGTGGCAGTGTTGTCGGAACACGGGTCGAGCAAGTTCGTCCCGCTGATCGTCATGGGCTCGCCCCTCTACGGCCCGGTCTTCGCGATGTTCGGGGTCCTCGGCGAGACCGCCCCGGGACCGGCCGAGATGATCACGATGGTCCCGATCGGGATCGTCGTCTGGAACGTGGCCTACTGGATCCTGGCGATCGTCCTCTTCCACATGGCCTGCGAGACCTTCGACCGATGCCTGGGTCGGGTCCCTGGTTGGGGCGCCTACGATCCGGCTGAGGACGGCCTTGGGGCCCTGTTCCCGAGATTCCGCCGCGAGTCGCGCGACAAGGCCCCCGCGATCCCCCCGGCGACGGAGCCGGCCTGA
- a CDS encoding sensor histidine kinase: METVLSVERLDGPTLLAASAALEAGPAPLSLAIAAGLAALGAIAYALRLRARLGALATKTTDEAERRTQAERATRETEAVYHSLVETLPQSFLRKDLDGRFTFANQRFCNELGYTREEILGKTDYDFFPKALAEKYRIDDRRVADSGRVLDVIEQHVTPRGETLHVQVMKAPLYAADGGLIGTQAIFWDVTARIRAEEQLREKNVELEGLARSEHQAHEKLKQAQSLLVQNEKLASLGQLVAGVAHEINNPLAFVSNNVAVLERDLRDLLRLVEIFHEDHVAAEHRDPELAAEIARISERTDLAYCLENFPRLIERTREGLRRIERIVKELRLFARVDEGEWNEVDLNPGIESSINMVKGYARKKGVQIVMDLGALPAVRCRAARIHQVILNLLTNAIDACGENGQVTVRTETEADSLGVRVDIDDNGCGIRPEIRDRIFDPFFTTKPLGQGTGLGLSISYGIVIEHNGRIEVQSTVGYGSCFSIHMPIEPSRSPYSNLATSAGGPPGDGARPVVEERVPPAPTPAAAHATGRDGPSFRKSPPGGSSS; encoded by the coding sequence ATGGAAACGGTGCTCTCGGTGGAACGACTGGACGGGCCGACCCTGCTGGCGGCCTCCGCCGCGCTGGAGGCCGGCCCCGCGCCGCTGAGCCTGGCGATCGCCGCGGGCCTCGCGGCCCTGGGCGCGATCGCCTACGCCCTCCGCCTGCGGGCCCGGCTCGGGGCCCTGGCCACCAAGACCACCGACGAGGCCGAGCGGCGGACGCAGGCCGAGCGGGCGACCCGCGAGACCGAGGCCGTCTACCACTCGCTCGTCGAGACCCTGCCCCAGTCGTTCCTCCGCAAGGACCTCGACGGCCGATTCACCTTCGCCAACCAGCGCTTCTGCAACGAGCTGGGCTACACGCGCGAGGAGATCCTGGGCAAGACCGACTACGACTTCTTCCCGAAGGCGCTCGCCGAGAAGTATCGCATCGACGACCGCCGGGTGGCCGATTCCGGCCGCGTGCTCGATGTGATCGAGCAGCACGTCACGCCCCGCGGCGAGACGCTGCACGTCCAGGTCATGAAGGCGCCGCTCTACGCGGCCGACGGCGGCCTGATCGGCACACAGGCGATCTTCTGGGACGTGACCGCCCGCATCCGCGCCGAGGAGCAGCTCCGCGAGAAGAACGTCGAGCTGGAGGGCCTGGCCCGCTCGGAGCACCAGGCGCACGAGAAGCTCAAGCAGGCCCAGAGCCTGCTCGTCCAGAACGAGAAGCTCGCCAGCCTCGGCCAGCTCGTGGCCGGCGTCGCCCACGAGATCAACAACCCCCTGGCCTTCGTCAGCAACAACGTCGCGGTCCTGGAACGCGACCTGCGCGACCTCCTGCGGCTGGTCGAGATCTTCCACGAGGACCACGTCGCGGCCGAGCATCGCGACCCCGAGCTCGCCGCCGAGATCGCGCGGATTTCCGAGCGGACCGACCTCGCGTACTGCCTGGAGAACTTCCCCCGGCTGATCGAGCGCACCCGCGAGGGGCTGCGGCGGATCGAGCGGATCGTCAAGGAGCTGCGGCTGTTCGCCCGGGTCGACGAGGGCGAGTGGAACGAGGTCGACCTCAACCCCGGCATCGAGTCGTCGATCAACATGGTGAAGGGCTACGCGCGGAAGAAGGGCGTGCAGATCGTGATGGACCTGGGCGCGCTGCCGGCCGTCCGCTGCCGCGCCGCGCGGATCCACCAGGTGATCCTCAACCTGCTGACGAACGCGATCGACGCCTGCGGCGAGAACGGCCAGGTGACGGTGCGGACCGAGACCGAGGCCGACTCCCTGGGCGTGCGCGTCGACATCGACGACAACGGCTGCGGCATCCGGCCCGAGATCCGCGACCGCATCTTCGACCCGTTCTTCACCACCAAGCCCCTGGGCCAGGGGACCGGCCTCGGGCTCTCGATCAGCTACGGGATCGTGATCGAGCACAACGGCCGGATCGAGGTGCAGTCGACGGTCGGCTACGGCTCGTGCTTCTCCATCCACATGCCCATCGAGCCCTCGCGCTCGCCCTACAGCAACCTGGCGACGTCCGCGGGCGGCCCGCCCGGCGACGGCGCGCGGCCCGTGGTCGAGGAGCGCGTCCCCCCGGCCCCGACGCCCGCGGCCGCGCACGCGACCGGTCGCGACGGCCCGTCGTTCCGGAAGTCGCCGCCCGGAGGTTCGTCGTCATGA
- a CDS encoding Gfo/Idh/MocA family protein, with the protein MTDDLLDARAHLPELPTRRDWGIGVVGAGFIVRDCHLPSYRDAGFPASAITSRTESTAREVAALRGAPRVYTTLEAMLDDPAIEVVDVAVPPAEQPEVMRRIVAHPRKVKGILAQKPLALSLAEARELVEACDEAGIALQVNQNMRYDHSVRALRRLLDRRALGDPVLATIELRAIPHWMPWARDGRSLSTFIMSIHHLDTMRYWLGDPERVLASTRPDPRTKFPHVDGLNLVILEYADGARGSCWDDVWAGPAREGSAADLGVRWRFEGTGGLALGSIGWPSWPRKQPSTIDYSTTADGGAWRRPRWPEAWFPDAFAGTMAGLLIAIETGTEPDVSGRDNLKTIALCEAVLAAATEHRVVSFAGWGG; encoded by the coding sequence ATGACCGACGACTTGCTCGACGCGCGGGCCCACCTGCCGGAACTGCCCACGCGTCGCGACTGGGGGATCGGCGTCGTGGGGGCGGGCTTCATCGTCCGCGACTGCCACCTGCCGTCCTATCGCGACGCCGGCTTCCCGGCCTCGGCGATCACGTCGCGAACCGAGTCGACGGCCCGCGAGGTCGCCGCCCTGCGCGGGGCGCCCCGGGTCTATACGACGCTCGAAGCCATGCTCGACGACCCCGCGATCGAGGTCGTCGACGTCGCCGTGCCGCCGGCCGAGCAGCCCGAGGTGATGCGGCGGATCGTCGCCCATCCCCGCAAGGTCAAGGGGATCCTGGCGCAGAAGCCGCTGGCCCTCTCGCTGGCCGAGGCCCGCGAGCTGGTCGAAGCCTGCGACGAGGCGGGGATCGCCCTGCAGGTCAACCAGAACATGCGCTACGACCACTCGGTCCGCGCCCTGCGCCGGCTCCTCGATCGTCGCGCCCTGGGCGACCCGGTGCTGGCCACGATCGAGCTGCGGGCGATCCCGCACTGGATGCCCTGGGCCCGCGACGGCCGGTCGCTCTCGACGTTCATCATGAGCATCCACCACCTCGACACGATGCGCTACTGGCTGGGCGACCCCGAACGGGTCCTCGCCAGCACCCGGCCCGACCCGCGGACGAAATTCCCGCACGTCGACGGCCTCAACCTGGTGATCCTGGAGTACGCCGACGGCGCCCGCGGCTCATGCTGGGACGACGTCTGGGCGGGCCCGGCGCGCGAGGGGTCGGCCGCGGACCTCGGCGTCCGCTGGCGGTTCGAGGGGACCGGGGGCCTGGCCCTGGGGTCGATCGGCTGGCCCTCGTGGCCCCGAAAGCAGCCCAGCACGATCGACTACAGCACGACGGCCGACGGCGGCGCCTGGCGTCGCCCGCGCTGGCCCGAGGCTTGGTTCCCGGACGCCTTCGCCGGCACGATGGCCGGGCTCCTGATCGCGATCGAGACGGGGACGGAGCCCGACGTCTCCGGGCGGGACAACCTCAAGACGATCGCGCTCTGCGAGGCCGTCCTGGCCGCCGCGACCGAGCACCGCGTGGTATCGTTCGCGGGATGGGGCGGATAA